From the genome of Metabacillus schmidteae, one region includes:
- a CDS encoding YolD-like family protein, which yields MLRDRGKQKKWQGFFMTEHTSMLKELEHDLLKQPRPQIDETQIEEFENLIQQSIEYKKLLLVTIWKDGYINKRAGIVKKINPIAKSILFEDELGSRFNVDFYSIINVEIV from the coding sequence ATGTTAAGAGACAGAGGTAAACAAAAGAAATGGCAAGGCTTCTTTATGACAGAGCATACATCAATGCTTAAAGAGTTAGAACATGATCTTCTTAAGCAACCACGCCCTCAAATTGATGAAACACAGATAGAAGAGTTTGAAAATTTGATACAGCAGAGTATAGAATATAAGAAACTATTATTGGTAACAATTTGGAAAGATGGTTATATAAATAAAAGAGCTGGGATTGTAAAAAAGATAAATCCTATTGCAAAGTCTATCTTATTTGAGGATGAATTAGGTAGTAGATTTAACGTTGATTTTTATTCAATTATTAATGTAGAGATTGTTTAA